The proteins below come from a single Cupriavidus pauculus genomic window:
- a CDS encoding RNA polymerase sigma factor FliA — protein sequence MYTIQGKLEQADVVKTHAPLVRRIALQLAAKLPASVQIDDLIQAGMIGLLDAAKRYEDNHGARFETYASQRIRGAMLDEVRANDWQSRSLRQFTRRIERTQRSLEQKLGRTPVDSEVAAEMELPLEEYQQLLNEVYGCQLLHYEDFERSGEEDFLDRHLGVTDDANPLTVLMESGMREALIRAIEKLPEREKLVLSLCYDQELNLREIGAVLEVTESRVCQIRSQAITRLRNQLRGLL from the coding sequence ATGTACACGATTCAGGGAAAGCTCGAACAGGCAGACGTGGTCAAGACACATGCGCCTCTGGTGCGACGCATCGCGTTGCAACTGGCGGCCAAGCTCCCGGCCAGCGTTCAGATCGACGACCTGATCCAGGCCGGCATGATCGGCCTGCTCGATGCGGCCAAGCGCTACGAAGACAACCATGGCGCGCGTTTCGAAACCTACGCGAGCCAGCGCATTCGTGGCGCGATGCTCGACGAGGTGCGCGCGAACGACTGGCAGTCGCGCAGCCTGCGGCAGTTCACGCGCCGCATCGAACGCACGCAGCGAAGCCTCGAGCAGAAGCTCGGCCGCACGCCCGTGGATTCCGAAGTGGCTGCCGAAATGGAATTGCCGCTCGAGGAATATCAGCAACTGCTCAACGAGGTGTACGGCTGCCAGCTGCTGCACTACGAAGACTTCGAGCGATCGGGCGAGGAAGATTTTCTCGACCGGCATCTCGGCGTGACCGACGATGCGAATCCGCTCACGGTGCTGATGGAAAGCGGCATGCGCGAGGCGCTCATTCGCGCGATCGAGAAGCTGCCGGAGCGCGAGAAGCTTGTGCTGTCGCTGTGCTACGACCAGGAACTGAACCTGCGCGAGATCGGCGCCGTGCTCGAGGTGACCGAGTCGCGGGTCTGCCAGATCCGCAGCCAGGCCATTACGCGCCTGCGCAACCAGCTGCGCGGCCTGCTGTGA
- a CDS encoding flagellar protein FlhE produces MTRTTLELGSRHAWNASVVGPTITGRGQRTLSAPIQPSGMMPQSEGVITSVRWRYSFVRVPPVDLQAYLCNAERCVLLSSPEGKTDAFRGDDAAKGFVFAFRVPGQGILPALQGRSNEVTVNYR; encoded by the coding sequence ATGACCCGCACCACGCTCGAACTCGGATCGCGCCACGCGTGGAATGCGTCCGTCGTCGGCCCGACCATCACCGGCCGCGGACAGCGCACGCTGTCGGCGCCGATCCAGCCTAGTGGCATGATGCCGCAATCGGAGGGCGTGATCACGTCGGTGCGATGGCGCTACAGCTTCGTGCGTGTGCCGCCGGTCGATCTGCAAGCGTATCTCTGCAATGCCGAGCGATGCGTGCTGCTGTCTTCGCCCGAAGGGAAGACCGATGCATTCCGCGGCGACGATGCGGCGAAAGGGTTCGTGTTTGCCTTTCGCGTCCCCGGACAGGGCATCCTGCCGGCGCTGCAGGGGCGCAGCAACGAGGTCACGGTCAACTACCGCTGA
- a CDS encoding ATP-binding sensor histidine kinase translates to MIDLSSRSFIELYRGTPRLERAAAARAPSLLVAGRGDRALDALQREYALRDQLDERWAVLPRALVPYGDTTVLVLADPGGEPLALAAARLLPDQLSLAIRLVTCIAAMHAAGLVHCALTPGRFLAVGGDADAPVRVTGFGAAVRHDGDGGRGVQANGDGKAEAKPEEEWDDRALRYMAPELSGRMNIRIDARADLYALGCILHELFVGAPPFDYPDTAACVHAHATQRPAPLHAVAQHVPEPLSRIVMKLLEKAPDQRYANAMELLSDLRQCDTLRRRHGDIPPVTFDRQAALQRLRHAERVFGREQEAATLMDAYADVAAHGRMRVVWISGDAGIGKSALLNETATRLRRIYTPLLASVKSEEGRRGAPYGLLVRALEPLLQFVLGCPDDEYAAWRERIRQATAPVGRTLATLLPALTVVLGPMPDALDAPDGSPLIERERVQQGIARLLACFATRARPLVLLLDDLQWADVGTLQVLERLVQHPTAMPLLLVGAFRAREVGAEHLLRNGVLANYGVRVALGPLHPPALLAWLASALRYDARDATEDAMDDAGNLASLSEEIGRKTEHNPFYVLQLLRLLADDGLLTFDEASASWRWQLDRIVTHPGIGTVLELLAHRLEQMPTSAQGMLRLLACLGDRASTETIAIAANLDAAATQRAMRIAAEAGAIHRDGSDWVFAHDRIREAAYASIPLEARAPWHLRIARRLLAHPVSQADVFSMATQVGLARSVVDDPDERRAFARLNIDAGLHAKAATAHHSALAFFRTALAFLGEDDASEDGLTARMLCGEAEFMTGALAAAEARLSALEAAAGDGVFGAGLARLRVALYTTLGAYEMALCVGQAFLARAGIHLPPQAADDDVAREHAQLRGWLDRHGIHGLRALPVATDPLRHALTDIVADLVPAALFTDQRMFDLLLLRGVNLAIAYGHCDGSAYVYVCMNMIVGMRYDDYAASRAFGELALHLVDERRLERYRGRVYMAFGALVVPWIMPARAGCHYIRRAYDITVESGDHTFAVYCTRNEASVMLFAGDALDDVRATVVRGLAIARDANFQLVVNSLLAQWALLGRLQDAVTNEEPLPPEPPMDQPATLVDCAYWVHRLQVGLLFGDLDDALAARIRAEACGDAARAFVETGDLPFYGALALLALPFRHPDQEAALERHIADLSRWAHACPDNFTARKELVSAQLSRLQGRPGDASDAYARAVQHARRHGFTQVEALAAELAADFHAHRGDEIAAHAYLRHARGAWERWGATAKVRQLEMRHPGLFDTDTGTPGAGRLRELDVQAVLRISTALASNIVPARLVDTLMQTALESAGAEQGVLVLVRDGVWQVPARAQVVDGAIVVTQEPAVLGFDVLPVSIVQAVARTHERLVIDDVRDANAHASTYAQDAYLRRHQPRSILCVPLMRYATLVGVLYLENNLAANVFTAAKAGVLEVIASQAAFALENARLYEALFEQNAQRTRAEAQLRTALDELERASRLRAMGELVASIVHEVGQPLAAVSTSASAALRWLDHDPPDIVETRQMLAHIGASATRANAVFQNLRAKSRTTAPHFEPIDLGDALHEAITFVARPLEALGVLLSLHIPEPPLTVHGDRIQLQQVAINLLMNGAESMAGIPRDARRLSLTCVSGTDARGDAVVRIIVEDSGCGIDPAIADRLLEPLFTTKQNGMGMGLAIVNSIVDAHGGLLAFVPREHGGTRATVSLPRQRPAHLT, encoded by the coding sequence ATGATCGATCTTTCCAGCCGAAGCTTCATCGAGTTGTATCGCGGCACGCCGCGCCTCGAGCGCGCCGCGGCTGCGCGGGCGCCGTCCCTGCTGGTGGCGGGACGTGGCGACCGGGCGCTGGACGCATTGCAGCGCGAGTATGCGTTGCGCGATCAGCTCGACGAGCGCTGGGCCGTGCTGCCGCGCGCGCTCGTGCCTTATGGCGACACCACGGTGCTGGTGCTCGCGGACCCCGGTGGTGAGCCGCTGGCCCTTGCGGCCGCGCGGCTACTGCCGGATCAACTCTCCCTTGCGATTCGACTCGTGACGTGCATCGCCGCCATGCATGCGGCGGGGCTCGTGCATTGCGCGCTCACGCCCGGGCGGTTCCTGGCCGTTGGTGGCGACGCCGATGCGCCGGTACGCGTGACGGGCTTCGGGGCAGCCGTCCGCCACGATGGCGATGGTGGCCGCGGCGTGCAGGCGAATGGCGACGGGAAGGCGGAAGCGAAGCCGGAAGAGGAATGGGACGATCGGGCGCTGCGCTACATGGCGCCGGAGCTGTCGGGCCGCATGAACATCCGCATCGATGCGCGGGCGGATCTCTACGCCCTCGGATGCATCCTCCATGAACTGTTCGTCGGCGCCCCGCCGTTCGACTACCCCGATACCGCCGCATGTGTGCATGCACACGCGACGCAACGGCCCGCGCCGCTCCATGCGGTTGCCCAGCATGTCCCCGAGCCGCTATCGCGCATCGTCATGAAGCTGCTCGAGAAGGCCCCCGACCAGCGCTATGCGAACGCCATGGAGCTGCTCTCGGACCTGCGCCAGTGCGACACGCTGCGACGCCGGCACGGCGATATTCCGCCGGTCACGTTCGATCGCCAGGCCGCGCTGCAACGGCTGCGCCACGCCGAACGCGTCTTCGGCCGCGAGCAGGAAGCGGCGACACTGATGGACGCCTACGCGGATGTCGCGGCACATGGGCGTATGCGCGTGGTCTGGATCTCCGGCGACGCGGGCATCGGCAAATCCGCGTTGCTCAACGAGACCGCCACGCGCCTGCGCCGCATCTACACACCGCTGCTTGCCAGCGTCAAGAGCGAAGAAGGCCGGCGGGGTGCGCCCTACGGCCTCCTCGTGCGAGCCCTCGAACCATTGCTCCAGTTCGTGCTCGGCTGTCCCGACGACGAGTATGCCGCGTGGCGCGAACGCATTCGCCAGGCCACGGCGCCGGTCGGCCGTACGCTGGCTACCCTGCTGCCCGCGCTGACCGTCGTGCTGGGCCCGATGCCCGATGCGCTCGACGCGCCGGACGGATCGCCGCTGATCGAGCGCGAACGCGTGCAGCAGGGTATCGCCCGGCTCCTCGCTTGCTTTGCCACGCGCGCGCGGCCGCTGGTCCTGCTGCTCGACGACCTGCAATGGGCCGACGTGGGCACGCTGCAGGTACTCGAACGGCTCGTGCAGCATCCCACGGCCATGCCGCTGCTGCTTGTCGGCGCCTTTCGAGCGCGGGAGGTCGGCGCCGAGCATCTGTTGCGCAATGGCGTGCTGGCCAACTACGGTGTGCGCGTCGCGCTCGGCCCGCTGCATCCACCCGCGCTGCTCGCGTGGCTTGCGAGCGCGTTGCGGTATGACGCGCGTGACGCAACGGAAGATGCGATGGACGATGCCGGCAATCTGGCATCGCTGAGCGAGGAGATCGGCCGCAAGACCGAACACAATCCGTTCTACGTGCTGCAGCTGCTGCGCCTGCTGGCCGACGACGGACTGCTGACGTTCGACGAGGCATCGGCCAGCTGGCGCTGGCAGCTCGATCGGATCGTCACGCACCCAGGCATCGGCACCGTCCTGGAACTGCTCGCGCATCGGCTCGAGCAAATGCCGACCAGCGCGCAGGGCATGCTGCGTCTGCTGGCCTGCCTGGGCGATCGCGCATCGACGGAGACGATCGCCATCGCCGCGAATCTGGATGCCGCCGCCACGCAGCGCGCGATGCGCATCGCGGCCGAGGCCGGCGCGATCCACCGCGATGGCAGCGACTGGGTGTTCGCGCACGACCGTATCCGCGAAGCGGCCTACGCCTCGATCCCGCTCGAGGCCCGCGCGCCCTGGCATCTGCGCATCGCGCGACGGCTGCTCGCCCATCCCGTCTCGCAGGCCGACGTCTTCTCGATGGCGACGCAGGTCGGTCTCGCACGATCCGTCGTGGACGATCCCGACGAACGCCGCGCATTCGCGCGGCTCAACATCGATGCGGGCCTGCACGCGAAAGCCGCCACGGCCCACCATTCGGCGCTCGCATTCTTCCGCACGGCACTCGCCTTTCTGGGCGAAGACGACGCGAGCGAGGACGGCTTGACCGCGCGCATGCTGTGCGGCGAAGCAGAATTCATGACCGGTGCGCTCGCGGCCGCGGAGGCACGGTTGTCCGCGCTCGAAGCCGCGGCCGGCGACGGCGTATTCGGCGCCGGCCTCGCGCGCCTGCGCGTGGCGCTGTACACGACGCTCGGCGCGTACGAGATGGCCCTGTGCGTCGGCCAGGCGTTTCTCGCGCGCGCCGGCATTCACCTGCCGCCGCAGGCTGCCGACGACGACGTCGCGCGCGAACATGCCCAGTTGCGCGGCTGGCTCGACCGGCACGGCATCCATGGACTGCGCGCGCTGCCTGTGGCCACCGACCCGCTACGGCATGCGCTGACCGATATCGTCGCCGACCTGGTTCCCGCCGCGTTGTTCACGGACCAACGCATGTTCGACCTGTTGCTGCTGCGTGGCGTCAACCTCGCCATCGCCTACGGACACTGCGACGGATCGGCGTACGTCTACGTCTGCATGAACATGATCGTCGGCATGCGCTACGACGACTACGCAGCCTCGCGCGCATTCGGCGAACTTGCGCTGCACCTGGTCGACGAGCGCCGCCTCGAGCGCTATCGCGGTCGCGTGTACATGGCATTCGGCGCGCTCGTCGTGCCGTGGATCATGCCCGCCCGCGCCGGATGCCATTACATCCGCCGCGCGTACGACATCACAGTGGAAAGCGGCGACCATACGTTCGCGGTGTACTGCACGCGCAACGAGGCCAGCGTCATGCTGTTCGCGGGCGATGCGCTCGACGACGTCCGCGCGACGGTCGTGCGCGGACTCGCAATCGCGCGCGACGCGAACTTCCAGCTCGTGGTGAACTCGCTGCTCGCGCAATGGGCCCTGCTCGGCCGCTTGCAGGACGCGGTCACGAACGAGGAACCGCTGCCGCCCGAACCGCCCATGGACCAGCCCGCCACGCTCGTCGACTGCGCGTACTGGGTCCATCGGCTACAGGTCGGCCTGCTGTTCGGCGACCTCGATGACGCCCTTGCCGCACGCATCCGCGCGGAAGCGTGCGGCGATGCCGCGCGTGCGTTCGTCGAGACGGGCGACCTGCCCTTCTATGGCGCGCTGGCGTTGCTCGCATTGCCTTTCCGCCATCCGGATCAGGAAGCGGCGCTGGAGCGCCATATCGCCGACCTGTCCCGCTGGGCGCACGCATGCCCGGACAATTTCACCGCGCGCAAGGAGCTCGTCAGCGCGCAGCTCTCGCGCCTGCAGGGCCGGCCCGGCGATGCCAGCGACGCCTATGCGCGCGCCGTGCAGCACGCGCGCCGGCACGGCTTCACGCAAGTGGAAGCGCTGGCGGCGGAACTCGCCGCGGACTTTCATGCGCACCGTGGCGACGAGATTGCCGCGCACGCCTATCTGCGCCACGCGCGCGGCGCATGGGAGCGCTGGGGCGCCACAGCGAAGGTACGTCAGCTGGAGATGCGCCATCCGGGGCTGTTCGATACCGACACGGGCACGCCGGGCGCGGGCCGCCTGCGCGAACTCGACGTCCAGGCGGTGCTGCGCATCTCCACCGCGCTGGCGAGCAATATCGTTCCCGCGCGGCTCGTCGATACGCTGATGCAGACGGCACTGGAAAGCGCGGGTGCCGAACAGGGCGTGCTCGTGCTCGTGCGCGACGGCGTGTGGCAGGTTCCCGCGCGCGCGCAAGTGGTCGATGGCGCGATCGTCGTCACGCAGGAACCCGCCGTGCTGGGGTTCGACGTGCTGCCGGTATCGATCGTGCAGGCCGTCGCGCGGACCCACGAACGCCTCGTCATCGACGACGTGCGCGATGCCAACGCGCATGCGTCCACGTATGCGCAGGACGCGTACCTCCGCCGCCATCAGCCCCGCTCGATCCTGTGCGTGCCGCTGATGCGCTACGCGACGCTCGTCGGCGTGCTGTATCTGGAGAACAACCTCGCGGCCAACGTCTTCACCGCGGCCAAGGCCGGCGTGCTCGAGGTCATCGCGTCGCAGGCGGCATTCGCGCTCGAGAACGCGCGGCTCTACGAGGCCCTGTTCGAGCAGAACGCGCAACGCACGCGGGCCGAGGCGCAGTTGCGCACGGCGCTCGACGAGCTCGAGCGCGCCAGCCGGCTCCGCGCGATGGGCGAACTCGTGGCATCCATCGTGCACGAGGTGGGACAGCCGCTGGCCGCCGTGAGCACCTCCGCCAGCGCGGCGCTGCGGTGGCTCGACCACGATCCACCCGATATCGTCGAGACGCGCCAGATGCTCGCGCATATCGGTGCGAGCGCGACACGCGCCAACGCCGTCTTCCAGAACCTGCGCGCGAAATCGCGCACGACGGCGCCCCATTTCGAGCCCATCGACCTCGGCGACGCCCTGCATGAGGCCATCACCTTCGTCGCGCGCCCGCTCGAAGCGCTCGGTGTCCTGCTGAGCCTGCATATCCCGGAGCCGCCCCTGACCGTGCATGGCGACCGCATCCAGCTCCAGCAGGTGGCCATCAACCTCCTGATGAACGGCGCCGAATCGATGGCCGGCATCCCCCGCGATGCCCGGCGGCTCTCGCTCACCTGCGTGTCCGGCACCGATGCCCGCGGCGACGCGGTCGTGCGCATCATCGTGGAGGACAGCGGGTGCGGCATCGACCCTGCCATCGCGGACCGCCTGCTCGAGCCGTTGTTCACGACCAAGCAGAATGGCATGGGCATGGGACTCGCCATCGTCAACTCGATCGTCGATGCGCACGGCGGCCTGCTCGCCTTCGTGCCGCGCGAGCACGGCGGCACGCGCGCGACGGTCTCGCTGCCCAGGCAACGGCCCGCACACCTGACGTGA
- a CDS encoding sensor histidine kinase, protein MTFHPDLPGMILAALAGLGVLAAMHAFVQHMAIVRLAKAIEAHGGEGSPPVLPDTGVTAVARLARAINGCRTRNAQRETELLEVLAAYAHDLRTPLQRMRLRCDLLDDEDMHRAMTRDLIEMRDLVEASLACARLRRSTTEPMRRVDADGLIVRLVEDYRDTGRVVELHGRVGKPVITCPHALRRVLVNLIDNALHYGSHVRLCVRVNARGLEFAVQDSGPGIAPAEMEAVFAAWYRAPATATRVPGTGLGLAIARRLALAMRGDLQLENRHAGGLEARLTLPLGQLE, encoded by the coding sequence ATGACATTCCATCCGGACCTGCCGGGCATGATCCTGGCCGCGCTGGCTGGCCTGGGCGTGCTCGCCGCGATGCATGCATTCGTCCAGCACATGGCGATCGTGCGGCTCGCCAAGGCCATCGAAGCGCACGGCGGCGAGGGCAGCCCGCCCGTGCTGCCCGATACGGGCGTGACCGCCGTGGCCAGGCTCGCGCGCGCGATCAACGGCTGCCGCACGCGCAATGCGCAGCGCGAGACCGAACTGCTCGAGGTGCTGGCCGCTTACGCGCATGACCTGCGTACCCCGCTTCAGCGCATGCGGCTGCGCTGCGATCTGCTCGATGACGAGGACATGCACCGCGCGATGACGCGCGATCTGATCGAGATGCGCGACCTCGTGGAGGCCAGCCTCGCCTGCGCGCGGCTGCGCCGCAGCACCACCGAACCGATGCGCCGCGTGGATGCCGACGGCCTGATCGTCCGCCTCGTCGAGGACTATCGCGATACGGGCCGCGTCGTCGAACTGCATGGCCGCGTCGGCAAACCCGTGATCACGTGCCCGCACGCGCTGCGGCGTGTGCTCGTGAACCTCATCGACAACGCGCTGCACTACGGCAGTCACGTAAGGCTGTGCGTGCGCGTGAACGCGCGAGGCCTGGAGTTTGCCGTCCAGGATTCGGGGCCGGGCATCGCGCCCGCGGAAATGGAAGCGGTGTTTGCCGCGTGGTATCGCGCGCCGGCGACGGCCACACGCGTGCCGGGCACGGGGCTGGGCCTCGCGATCGCGCGCAGACTGGCGCTGGCGATGCGTGGCGACCTGCAACTCGAGAACCGCCACGCCGGCGGTCTCGAGGCACGACTGACGCTGCCGTTAGGACAGCTCGAATGA
- a CDS encoding flagella synthesis protein FlgN: MTQEALIQTLKRESNAILAFGRALAEERDALKRNDFQALSELLSRKVELAQALTRETAAREAQMIALGLRVGPGGLLIGRPVDPAVTDAWRKIVFFAHKAKESNEVNGAIVNAHLEFTQEAIQVLRNGGADPNEMYGRDGKSQNAAAGVQLAAG; the protein is encoded by the coding sequence ATGACCCAAGAAGCCCTGATCCAGACACTGAAGCGTGAATCCAATGCCATCCTGGCATTTGGCCGTGCCCTCGCCGAAGAGCGGGACGCACTGAAGCGTAATGATTTCCAGGCACTGAGCGAACTGCTCAGCCGGAAAGTGGAACTGGCTCAGGCACTCACGCGCGAGACTGCCGCGCGTGAGGCGCAGATGATCGCGCTGGGTCTGCGCGTGGGTCCCGGCGGCCTGCTGATCGGCCGCCCGGTCGATCCGGCCGTGACCGACGCATGGCGCAAGATCGTGTTCTTCGCGCACAAGGCGAAGGAATCGAACGAGGTCAACGGCGCGATCGTCAACGCGCACCTCGAGTTCACGCAGGAAGCCATCCAGGTCCTGCGCAACGGCGGCGCCGATCCCAACGAGATGTACGGCCGCGACGGCAAGTCGCAGAACGCGGCCGCGGGCGTACAGCTCGCGGCGGGTTAA
- the flgM gene encoding flagellar biosynthesis anti-sigma factor FlgM, whose protein sequence is MKINQSTTTRPADNAAGDAARPAAAAATPQDPAALSGVRVSPLAAQVREIGNRLVNDTDDDIDTAKVEEIRQAIAEGRIKIDPSKIADGLLASLRELAQGDTQQPS, encoded by the coding sequence GTGAAGATCAATCAATCCACCACGACCAGGCCGGCGGACAACGCTGCCGGCGATGCTGCCCGTCCGGCGGCCGCCGCGGCAACCCCGCAGGATCCGGCCGCGCTGAGCGGCGTGCGCGTGAGCCCGCTGGCCGCGCAAGTGCGCGAGATCGGCAATCGCCTGGTCAACGACACCGACGACGATATCGATACCGCCAAGGTCGAGGAGATCCGCCAGGCCATCGCCGAAGGCCGGATCAAGATCGATCCCAGCAAGATCGCCGACGGGTTGCTCGCGTCTCTGCGTGAGCTCGCCCAGGGCGACACTCAACAACCTAGCTGA
- the flgC gene encoding flagellar basal body rod protein FlgC — MPSMSIFDVSGSAMAAQSQRMNVTASNLANADSAVAPNGQPYRAKQVIFGMAPTPGQTDVGGVQVEGVMEDPSPARKVHNPAHPLADANGYVTMPNVNPVEEMVNMISASRSYQANVEVLNTAKTMMLKTLTIGQ; from the coding sequence ATGCCTTCGATGAGCATTTTCGACGTATCGGGTTCCGCGATGGCGGCCCAGTCGCAACGCATGAACGTGACGGCGTCCAACCTCGCCAACGCGGACAGTGCCGTTGCACCGAACGGCCAGCCGTACCGCGCCAAGCAGGTCATCTTCGGCATGGCGCCGACGCCGGGGCAGACCGACGTGGGCGGCGTGCAGGTGGAGGGCGTGATGGAAGACCCATCGCCGGCGCGGAAGGTCCACAACCCCGCGCATCCGCTGGCTGACGCCAACGGATACGTGACGATGCCGAACGTGAACCCGGTGGAAGAGATGGTGAACATGATCTCCGCCTCGCGTTCGTATCAGGCCAACGTCGAAGTGCTCAACACCGCGAAGACCATGATGCTCAAGACACTGACCATCGGTCAGTGA
- the flgB gene encoding flagellar basal body rod protein FlgB, which produces MIDRLDAALRFQQDALSLRSQRQSVIASNIAHADTPGYKARDFDFASKLSESVERGKRNEGLSLSTTQTRHLPAQAAASNDDDLQYRIPLQSSIDGNTVEMDTERVAFADNTVHYEMGLTVVSGKIKTMLAAIQS; this is translated from the coding sequence ATGATCGACAGACTCGATGCGGCATTGCGCTTCCAGCAGGATGCGCTGAGCCTCCGTAGCCAGCGGCAATCGGTGATTGCTTCCAACATCGCCCACGCGGATACGCCGGGCTACAAGGCGCGCGACTTCGATTTCGCGAGCAAGCTGAGCGAATCCGTGGAACGCGGCAAGCGCAACGAAGGCCTGTCGCTGTCGACCACGCAGACGCGTCATCTGCCTGCACAGGCGGCCGCGTCGAACGACGACGACCTGCAGTACCGCATTCCGCTGCAGTCGAGCATCGACGGCAACACCGTGGAAATGGATACCGAGCGCGTGGCGTTCGCGGACAACACCGTGCACTACGAGATGGGCCTCACGGTGGTCAGCGGCAAGATCAAGACGATGCTTGCGGCAATCCAGAGCTAA
- a CDS encoding response regulator transcription factor, protein MTHAPSPRPAGSITRRTGGAAGTPEKAEARVAYIVDDDELVRGALSSLLRSIHLEVRAYGSVEEFLAAPRHPDAPSCLVLDVRLRGQSGLAFQKSLADSGESHMPIVFMTAHGDIAMSVKAMKAGAVDFLAKPFRDQDMIDAVVSAIERDAARLEVERSLKDLRAGWESLTPREREVLELVAKGLMNKQIADVMGIALITAKLHRGQAMRKMDACSVADLMHKMQLLGLGFRPPA, encoded by the coding sequence ATGACCCACGCACCGTCGCCCCGCCCCGCGGGGAGCATCACCCGCCGCACGGGCGGCGCGGCCGGTACGCCTGAAAAGGCGGAGGCCCGGGTAGCCTATATCGTCGATGACGACGAGCTCGTGCGCGGCGCGCTAAGCAGCCTGCTGCGATCGATCCACCTGGAAGTGCGCGCGTACGGCTCCGTCGAGGAGTTCCTGGCCGCGCCGCGCCATCCGGACGCGCCATCCTGCCTCGTGCTCGACGTGCGGCTGCGCGGACAAAGTGGACTTGCATTTCAGAAGTCACTGGCCGACAGCGGCGAATCGCATATGCCGATCGTCTTCATGACCGCCCACGGCGACATCGCGATGAGCGTCAAGGCGATGAAGGCCGGGGCCGTGGACTTCCTGGCCAAGCCCTTCCGCGACCAGGACATGATCGATGCCGTGGTATCGGCGATCGAACGCGATGCGGCGCGCCTCGAGGTCGAGCGCTCGCTCAAGGACCTGCGCGCGGGCTGGGAATCGCTGACCCCGCGCGAGCGCGAGGTGCTGGAACTCGTGGCGAAGGGACTGATGAACAAGCAGATTGCCGACGTCATGGGCATCGCGCTGATTACGGCCAAGCTTCATCGCGGGCAAGCCATGCGCAAGATGGACGCCTGCTCGGTGGCCGATCTCATGCACAAGATGCAGTTGCTCGGTCTGGGGTTCCGACCTCCCGCCTAG
- the flgA gene encoding flagellar basal body P-ring formation chaperone FlgA has protein sequence MTRFQQAARLLALAGLALSFLPPAQAAPAQVTPVQVAPAVNPFPEDPVRAAVEQFLLRQAIGLPGKVSVQVIPPSGGRAPDCVAPDPFLPAGSAPWGRVNVGVRCGGDRPWTRYIQARVSVLTDYYVAARAMAPGEPIDVADLELRQGDLAALPRAVVTDPSQVAGAVAANRIAAGSPMRTDLMKKAIAVRSGQTVTVAVEGDAFQLTSEGKVLADAAPGTSVQVRLRNGQVVSGMVRNADTVVLQQ, from the coding sequence ATGACTCGTTTCCAACAGGCCGCCCGGCTGCTAGCACTGGCCGGGCTCGCCTTGTCGTTCCTCCCGCCCGCGCAGGCCGCGCCGGCGCAGGTCACGCCGGTTCAGGTTGCACCGGCCGTCAACCCTTTTCCGGAAGATCCCGTTCGCGCCGCGGTCGAGCAGTTCCTGCTGCGCCAGGCCATCGGCCTGCCCGGCAAGGTCAGCGTGCAGGTGATTCCGCCATCGGGCGGCCGTGCGCCCGACTGCGTGGCGCCGGACCCGTTCCTGCCCGCGGGCTCCGCGCCGTGGGGCCGCGTCAATGTCGGCGTGCGCTGCGGCGGCGACCGTCCATGGACGCGCTATATCCAGGCACGGGTGTCCGTGCTGACTGATTACTACGTGGCCGCGCGCGCGATGGCGCCGGGCGAGCCCATCGATGTGGCGGACCTCGAACTGCGCCAGGGCGATCTGGCCGCGCTGCCGCGCGCGGTGGTCACCGATCCGTCGCAGGTAGCGGGCGCCGTGGCGGCCAACCGTATCGCCGCGGGTTCGCCGATGCGGACCGATCTGATGAAGAAGGCGATTGCGGTCCGCTCCGGCCAGACCGTGACCGTGGCGGTGGAAGGCGATGCGTTCCAGCTCACGAGCGAAGGCAAGGTGCTGGCGGATGCCGCGCCGGGCACGTCTGTACAGGTGCGCCTGCGCAACGGTCAGGTCGTGAGCGGGATGGTCCGCAACGCTGATACGGTCGTTTTGCAGCAGTGA